The following are encoded together in the Brassica napus cultivar Da-Ae chromosome A9, Da-Ae, whole genome shotgun sequence genome:
- the LOC106366369 gene encoding vacuolar-sorting receptor 3, whose amino-acid sequence MKHQFLCFLLLLSIPFLCESRFVVEKNSLSVTSPDSIKGAHDCAIGNFGIPQYGGSMAGTVVYPKENQKSCKEFSDFSISFKSQPGALPTFLLVDRGDCFFALKVWNAQKAGASAVLVADNVDEPLITMDTPEEDAASAKYIENITIPSALVTKSFGEKLKKAISGGDMVNLNLDWREAVPHPDARVEYELWTNSNDECGVKCDMLMEFVKDFKGAAQILEKGGYTQFRPHYITWYCPHAFTLSRQCKSQCINKGRYCAPDPEQDFSSGYDGKDVVVENLRQLCVFKVANETGKPWVWWDYVTDFQIRCPMKEKKYNKECADSVIKSLGIDSRKLDKCMGDPNADSDNPVLKEEQDAQVGKGSRGDVTILPTLVVNNRQYRGKLEKGAVLKALCSGFEETTEPAICLSTEVESNECLDNNGGCWQDKSANITACKDTFRGRVCECPRVDGVQFKGDGYSHCEPSGPGRCTINNGGCWHEERDRHAFSACVDKDSVKCECPPGFKGDGFKKCEDINECKEKKACQCPECSCKNTWGSYECSCSGDLLYMRDHDTCISKTGSQVRSAWAAVWLIMLSLGLAAGGAYLVYKYRLRQYMDSEIRAIMAQYMPLDSQPEVPNHVNDERA is encoded by the exons ATGAAGCATCAGTTCCTTTgtttccttctccttctctccaTACCCTTCCTTTGCGAATCTCGATTCGTCGTCGAGAAGAACAGCTTATCAGTGACGTCACCCGACAGCATAAAGGGCGCCCACGACTGCGCAATCGGCAACTTCGGGATCCCTCAGTACGGCGGAAGCATGGCCGGCACCGTCGTTTACCCCAAAGAGAATCAGAAATCGTGCAAAGAGTTCAGCGATTTCTCAATCTCCTTCAAGTCTCAGCCCGGCGCCCTCCCCACCTTCCTCTTAGTCGATCGCGGAG ATTGTTTCTTCGCGTTGAAGGTATGGAACGCGCAGAAAGCAGGCGCATCCGCCGTCCTAGTGGCGGACAATGTCGATGAGCCTTTGATCACTATGGACACTCCTGAAGAGGACGCTGCGTCAGCTAAGTACATTGAGAACATCACCATCCCTTCAGCTCTCGTCACCAAAAGCTTCGGCGAGAAGCTGAAGAAGGCTATCAGCGGAGGGGACATGGTCAACTTGAACCTCGACTGGAGAGAAGCCGTCCCTCACCCCGACGCGCGCGTGGAGTACGAGCTCTGGACCAATAGCAACGACGAGTGCGGGGTTAAGTGCGATATGTTGATGGAGTTTGTTAAGGATTTCAAGGGCGCCGCGCAGATTCTTGAGAAGGGAGGGTACACGCAGTTTAGGCCGCATTATATTACTTGGTATTGTCCTCACGCGTTTACGCTGAGTAGGCAGTGTAAGTCTCAGTGTATCAACAAGGGGAGGTATTGTGCTCCTGATCCGGAGCAGGACTTTAGCTCCGGGTATGATGGGAAAGATGTGGTGGTGGAGAATTTGAGGCAGCTTTGCGTTTTTAAGGTGGCGAATGAAACGGGGAAGCCCTGGGTGTGGTGGGATTATGTTACTGATTTTCAGATTAGATGCCCCATGAAAGAGAAGAAGTATAACAAGGAATGTGCTGATTCTGTTATCAAATCTCTTG GAATTGATAGTAGAAAACTTGACAAGTGTATGGGAGACCCTAATGCTGATTCGGACAATCCAGTTCTAAAGGAAGAACAAGATGCACAG GTTGGCAAGGGGTCAAGGGGCGATGTTACCATATTGCCTACATTGGTTGTCAACAACAGACAGTACCGAG GAAAGTTGGAGAAGGGTGCAGTACTCAAGGCTCTATGTTCTGGTTTTGAGGAGACGACTGAACCAGCTATATGCCTTAGCACAG AGGTGGAGTCAAACGAGTGCTTAGATAACAATGGTGGATGCTGGCAAGATAAATCAGCCAACATAACTGCTTGCAAG GATACCTTCCGTGGAAGAGTATGTGAGTGTCCTCGAGTTGATGGTGTGCAATTCAAAGGGGATGGATACAGCCATTGTGAAC CAAGCGGGCCAGGGAGATGCACGATCAACAATGGAGGATGTTGGCATGAAGAGAGAGATCGACATGCGTTCTCTGCTTGTGTG GACAAGGACAGTGTTAAGTGCGAGTGTCCTCCAGGATTCAAAGGAGACGGTTTTAAGAAGTGTGAAG ACATCAATGAGTGCAAAGAGAAGAAAGCGTGTCAGTGCCCGGAATGTAGCTGCAAGAACACTTGGGGAAGCTATGAATGCTCTTGTAGCGGGGACCTTCTCTACATGAGAGACCATGACACTTGCATCA GCAAGACGGGTTCACAAGTGAGATCAGCGTGGGCGGCCGTTTGGCTTATAATGTTATCATTGGGACTTGCAGCCGGTGGGGCGTACCTCGTTTACAAATATAGATTAAGG CAATACATGGACTCAGAGATAAGAGCAATAATGGCACAGTACATGCCATTGGACAGCCAACCGGAGGTTCCAAACCATGTGAATGATGAACGTGCCTGA
- the LOC125577778 gene encoding adenylyl-sulfate kinase 1, chloroplastic-like, protein MIAAGAKSMLGLSIASPKGVSDSNSRSVGVLRACVSMEGSQTMSHNKNGSIPELKAVNGHTGQKQGPLSTVGNSTNIKWHECPVEKVDRQRLLDQKGCVIWVTGLSGSGKSTLACALNQKLYQKGKLCYVLDGDNVRHGLNRDLSFKAEDRAENIRRVGEVAKLFADAGIICIASLISPYRVDRDICRTLLPEGDFVEVYMDVSLEVCEARDPKGLYKLARAGKIKGFTGIDDPYEPPLNCEISLGQEGTGTSPIEMAETVVAYLEHKGYLNA, encoded by the exons ATGATTGCTGCCGGAGCTAAATCGATGCTAGGTCTTTCAATTGCATCTCCCAAAGGAGTTTCCGACAGCAATTCGAGATCTGTCGGTGTTCTTCGTGCTTGTGTTTCCATGGAAGGATCCCAAACGATGAGCCATAACAAAAACGGATCTATTCCTGAGCTTAAAGCTGTTAATGGCCACACAG GACAAAAACAAGGACCGTTGTCTACGGTCGGAAACTCGACGAACATAAAGTGGCATGAGTGTCCTGTCGAGAAAGTTGATAGACAGAGGTTGCTTGACCAGAAAGGATGTGTGATTTGGGTCACTGGTCTTAGTGGTTCAGGGAAGAGCACTTTGGCTTGTGCTTTGAACCAGAAGTTGTACCAAAAGGGAAAGCTTTGTTATGTTCTTGACGGTGATAACGTAAGGCATGGTTTAAACCGTGATCTCAGCTTTAAAGCGGAAGATCGTGCCGAGAACATTCGTAGAGTCG GAGAGGTTGCTAAGCTTTTCGCTGACGCTGGGATCATCTGCATTGCAAGTTTAATTTCTCCTTACAGAGTCGACAGGGACATTTGTCGGACTTTGCTTCCTGAAGGAGACTTTGTTGAG GTGTACATGGATGTATCGCTCGAGGTTTGTGAGGCTAGGGATCCAAAGGGTCTCTACAAGCTTGCTCGTGCAGGAAAGATCAAAGGTTTCACCGGGATTGATGACCCTTATGAGCCACCATTGAATTGCGAG ATTTCTCTAGGTCAAGAAGGAACAGGAACTTCACCGATCGAAATGGCGGAAACAGTTGTTGCATACTTAGAACACAAGGGTTACCTTAAtgcataa